A region of Nostoc sp. 'Peltigera membranacea cyanobiont' N6 DNA encodes the following proteins:
- a CDS encoding phage tail protein, whose protein sequence is MQTSESWATNKPIYSRLPECYQTTEATEWITGYFDELLLETKVKVDDLSRQLDPLLCDIEWLDFLAPLTGFTGDYWDKTWATQTKRLLISNSYTKIWPNKGSREVLSLVLDCFDIRHLITSRGDFILGTSTTGDALGTSAWEYIIYLPNAYKYGDKFKLTQKLNSLYGPCWCSTEIIFNDDYITEF, encoded by the coding sequence ATGCAAACTTCTGAATCCTGGGCTACTAATAAACCTATATATAGTAGATTACCTGAGTGCTACCAGACTACTGAAGCTACTGAATGGATCACAGGTTATTTTGATGAATTACTATTAGAAACCAAAGTAAAAGTTGATGACTTATCTAGGCAGCTAGATCCCCTATTATGCGACATTGAATGGTTAGATTTCTTGGCACCTTTAACTGGTTTCACAGGAGATTACTGGGATAAGACCTGGGCAACCCAAACTAAAAGATTATTGATATCTAATTCATATACTAAAATTTGGCCTAATAAGGGGTCTAGAGAGGTATTAAGTCTAGTATTAGATTGTTTTGATATACGACACTTAATAACTTCCAGAGGTGACTTTATCTTAGGAACCTCCACCACAGGAGATGCATTAGGTACTAGTGCTTGGGAATATATTATTTACCTACCTAACGCATATAAATATGGGGATAAATTTAAGTTAACTCAAAAGCTTAATTCCTTATATGGCCCTTGTTGGTGCAGCACTGAAATTATATTTAATGACGATTATATTACTGAATTTTAA
- a CDS encoding baseplate J/gp47 family protein, whose amino-acid sequence MADIILNSIVLDPRNEIDIVEQAKLKVYNASGGLLNDFTENSPIAALIQGQAFAGAEFLYYVNQLPLALVIDFLKISGVTRSSGTKAKTTLTFSISSPQSVIFTIPEGFEVVDTNGKLSFFTDAPLVIPAGLISGSVTVTAEEVGSEYNISSYSITGITQPLTYLAGVTNIEAASGGSDLESEASAINRALTQIRLRNLVSADDYEQAAEILLGEGSVCKAIGLLGGDKTTRELGAVHLFLLNSNGEPANDAQITDVKSQLANRIQLGTSLYISPIELLPIIAELQYNLSPGVDPEEAFDILWEAYQDYLNPSYYPLSKDILFFEVGYVLRNTGVIIDGGTLSINGTPSNIPIPNDYTLPYPYSLFMQLVDQDGIVYEALRGEGEDFSLSGGFI is encoded by the coding sequence ATGGCAGATATTATATTAAATTCAATTGTACTTGACCCACGTAATGAGATAGATATTGTAGAACAAGCTAAGTTAAAAGTCTACAACGCCTCTGGGGGCTTATTAAATGATTTCACAGAGAATTCCCCTATTGCAGCTTTAATACAAGGGCAAGCCTTTGCTGGAGCTGAATTCTTATATTATGTAAACCAATTACCTTTAGCTTTAGTAATTGACTTTCTTAAGATTTCTGGGGTTACACGTAGTAGTGGAACCAAAGCTAAAACCACATTAACTTTTAGTATTAGCTCTCCTCAAAGTGTCATATTTACAATTCCTGAAGGATTTGAAGTAGTTGATACTAATGGTAAACTTTCATTCTTCACTGATGCACCTTTAGTAATTCCTGCTGGATTAATTTCAGGTTCAGTTACTGTTACTGCTGAGGAAGTAGGTTCTGAGTACAATATCTCATCATACTCTATTACTGGAATAACTCAACCATTAACTTACCTTGCTGGTGTTACTAATATTGAAGCTGCTTCAGGTGGCTCAGATTTAGAAAGTGAGGCTTCTGCTATTAACAGGGCACTTACTCAAATTAGACTTAGAAACTTAGTTTCTGCTGATGATTATGAACAGGCTGCTGAAATCTTATTAGGGGAAGGTTCAGTCTGTAAAGCTATAGGTTTACTTGGTGGAGATAAGACTACCAGAGAATTAGGAGCAGTTCATTTATTTCTTTTAAATTCTAATGGTGAACCTGCAAATGATGCTCAAATTACTGACGTTAAATCTCAATTAGCAAATAGGATTCAATTAGGCACTAGCCTTTATATTAGTCCTATTGAGTTATTACCTATTATTGCAGAATTACAATATAATTTATCTCCTGGTGTAGACCCAGAAGAAGCCTTTGATATTTTATGGGAAGCATACCAAGATTATTTAAATCCTAGTTATTACCCATTAAGTAAAGACATATTATTTTTTGAAGTTGGTTACGTTCTAAGGAACACAGGTGTAATTATAGATGGAGGAACCCTCAGCATAAATGGAACTCCTTCAAATATCCCTATACCAAATGATTATACTCTGCCTTACCCTTATTCTCTATTCATGCAATTAGTAGATCAGGATGGCATAGTGTATGAAGCTTTGAGGGGGGAAGGTGAAGATTTCTCTCTCTCTGGGGGATTTATATAA